From a region of the Bernardetia sp. genome:
- a CDS encoding sodium:solute symporter family protein: MDLHWIDTTIFIIYFIALLAIGFYFYRSNKSDEDYYVGGRGLSAGHIGLSVVATDVGGGFSIGLGGLGFSIGIAGSWMLFTGLLGAWLSAVYLIPKVYPIARKKKLLSFPQAVEHYYTKDVALAAGIISLIGYVGFSSSQILAGAKLASATFPTAITLEQAVWAMGVVAVLYTVFGGIKAVIYTDTVQWIILLTGLVGIGLPMGYFFIGGIEGIQAALPSEMLSLGNITVSQIINWFITIVPIWFVGMTLYQRIYSAKDEKTAIRAWRIAGVFEYPFMAFMGVLLGMFAKVAYFQGAFAEAGFSVATMDTNPLDNEMGLPLLLRTMLPVGLMGLMLSAYFSAIMSTADSCLMAASGNLMTDVIGRFKKKIASNLVLSQVLTFVIGAFAILLALKMQNVLELMLYSYAFMVSGLFVPVVAMLIVKNPSPLAALTAMIGGGTTTLVLILLQKMDNLKLPFGLDANLFGISVSILLFFIIHFAVPKGERAK; this comes from the coding sequence ATGGATTTACACTGGATAGACACTACGATTTTTATTATTTATTTTATTGCACTACTGGCGATTGGCTTTTATTTTTATCGCTCCAACAAATCAGATGAGGACTATTATGTTGGTGGGCGTGGACTTTCAGCAGGACATATCGGACTTTCTGTAGTAGCAACAGATGTAGGGGGAGGCTTTTCCATTGGCTTAGGAGGTTTGGGATTTTCTATCGGAATTGCAGGAAGTTGGATGCTTTTTACTGGACTTTTAGGGGCGTGGCTTAGTGCTGTTTATCTAATTCCAAAAGTCTATCCGATAGCACGAAAAAAGAAGTTGCTTAGTTTTCCACAAGCTGTTGAGCATTACTATACAAAAGATGTTGCACTTGCAGCAGGAATTATTTCTCTTATCGGGTATGTTGGTTTTTCTAGTAGTCAGATTTTGGCAGGGGCAAAACTTGCTTCAGCAACTTTTCCAACAGCTATCACGCTAGAACAAGCTGTTTGGGCAATGGGCGTAGTGGCTGTGCTTTATACTGTTTTTGGAGGAATAAAAGCTGTTATTTACACCGATACTGTACAATGGATAATACTTCTGACTGGACTTGTCGGAATTGGCTTACCAATGGGATATTTTTTTATTGGTGGAATAGAAGGAATACAGGCTGCACTTCCTTCAGAGATGCTTTCTTTAGGAAATATTACAGTTTCTCAAATCATAAATTGGTTTATCACGATTGTACCCATTTGGTTTGTCGGAATGACACTCTATCAGCGTATTTATTCTGCTAAAGATGAAAAAACGGCAATTCGTGCGTGGCGTATTGCTGGTGTTTTCGAATATCCTTTTATGGCTTTTATGGGTGTTTTGTTGGGTATGTTTGCTAAGGTAGCTTATTTTCAAGGTGCTTTTGCAGAGGCTGGTTTTTCAGTAGCAACAATGGATACAAATCCTTTAGACAATGAAATGGGATTGCCACTTCTTCTGAGAACAATGCTTCCAGTAGGTTTAATGGGACTTATGCTTTCAGCTTATTTTTCTGCCATTATGTCCACAGCTGATAGCTGTCTTATGGCTGCCTCTGGAAATCTGATGACAGATGTAATTGGTCGTTTCAAGAAAAAAATAGCAAGTAATTTAGTGCTTTCTCAAGTCTTGACATTTGTTATTGGGGCATTTGCAATTTTGCTTGCTCTAAAAATGCAAAATGTATTGGAACTGATGCTCTATTCGTATGCTTTTATGGTTTCTGGACTTTTTGTTCCTGTGGTAGCAATGCTTATTGTAAAAAATCCTAGTCCACTAGCTGCTCTAACAGCAATGATTGGAGGAGGAACAACAACACTTGTCTTGATACTTCTACAAAAAATGGATAATCTAAAACTACCCTTTGGATTAGATGCCAATTTATTCGGAATAAGTGTTTCTATTTTACTTTTTTTTATAATTCATTTTGCTGTTCCCAAAGGCGAAAGAGCCAAATAA
- a CDS encoding DUF86 domain-containing protein — translation MSQSKTDFARIQSVLESMYEIESYVRDASHEDFLNNSMMRIATVKQLEIIGAITEQVSDRLKDDYPQIHWEAIERLHKVLVHEYLGINYELVWVTANREIPVLKKQFELILSQIG, via the coding sequence ATGAGTCAGAGCAAAACAGACTTCGCACGCATACAAAGTGTGTTAGAGTCTATGTACGAAATCGAAAGTTATGTCAGAGATGCTTCACACGAAGATTTTCTCAATAATTCGATGATGCGTATTGCAACTGTAAAACAGCTAGAGATTATTGGAGCAATTACAGAACAAGTTTCTGATAGGTTAAAAGATGATTACCCTCAAATCCATTGGGAAGCCATTGAGAGATTACACAAAGTATTGGTACACGAATACTTGGGCATCAATTATGAATTGGTTTGGGTAACAGCAAATAGAGAAATTCCTGTGTTGAAGAAGCAATTTGAACTTATTTTGTCGCAAATAGGTTAG
- the menC gene encoding o-succinylbenzoate synthase yields the protein MTTYSASYQKHRLKFRFLAGTSRGTMRERDTYFVYLSKKNNDKVVGTGEISPLFGLSIDFLPHLENIIQDICKRIENTAISTLEDIFNLIPASLPAVRFGFETAFLDLKNGGKRIIYENDFSLHQKPIPINGLVWMGDFDFMKNQLEEKLEQGFSCIKLKIGAIDFEKECRLLESIRKRFDEKKITIRVDANGAFSPSEALEKLKILSEYDIHSIEQPIMANQWFEMKNLCAKTPLPIALDEELITLTNLEDKKRMLDYVEPQFLIFKPTLLGGLKKTSEWIELCKERNIDWWITSALESNIGLNAIAQFVANYNPTLPQGLGTGKLYHNNVESPLEIQNGHIFLKHEK from the coding sequence ATGACTACTTATTCTGCTTCCTATCAAAAACATCGTCTTAAATTTCGCTTTTTGGCAGGTACTTCTCGTGGCACAATGAGAGAAAGAGATACCTACTTTGTGTATTTATCTAAAAAAAACAATGATAAGGTGGTAGGAACTGGAGAAATTTCGCCTCTCTTTGGACTAAGTATTGATTTTCTTCCTCATTTGGAAAACATCATTCAAGATATTTGTAAACGTATAGAAAACACAGCTATTTCTACGCTTGAAGACATCTTTAATTTGATTCCTGCTTCTTTGCCTGCCGTTCGTTTTGGTTTTGAAACAGCTTTTTTAGACTTAAAGAATGGAGGAAAACGAATTATTTATGAAAATGATTTTTCGCTACACCAAAAGCCAATTCCTATCAATGGTTTGGTTTGGATGGGAGATTTTGACTTTATGAAAAATCAGCTAGAAGAAAAGCTAGAACAAGGGTTTTCTTGTATAAAATTGAAAATTGGAGCGATAGATTTTGAAAAAGAGTGTAGATTATTGGAGTCTATTCGTAAGCGTTTTGATGAAAAAAAAATTACCATTCGTGTAGATGCAAACGGAGCATTTTCTCCTAGTGAAGCCTTAGAAAAGTTAAAAATTTTATCAGAGTATGATATTCATTCTATCGAACAACCCATTATGGCAAATCAGTGGTTTGAAATGAAGAATCTTTGTGCCAAAACTCCTCTGCCGATTGCCCTTGATGAAGAGCTTATTACACTTACAAATTTGGAAGATAAGAAGCGAATGTTAGATTACGTTGAGCCACAATTTTTAATTTTTAAACCTACACTTTTGGGAGGTTTGAAAAAAACATCAGAGTGGATAGAGCTTTGCAAAGAAAGAAACATTGATTGGTGGATAACATCGGCTTTAGAATCCAATATTGGTTTGAATGCTATTGCGCAATTTGTAGCCAATTATAACCCCACACTTCCACAGGGGTTAGGAACAGGGAAATTGTATCATAATAATGTAGAATCTCCTTTAGAGATTCAAAATGGACATATTTTTTTGAAACATGAAAAATAA
- the gatA gene encoding Asp-tRNA(Asn)/Glu-tRNA(Gln) amidotransferase subunit GatA: MKTYIDSFASVQKALQDKKTTCAELVENYLKVIHEKNPSLNAFLEVYDEEAKAQAKLVDEKIQNGTAGKLAGMIVGLKDVLCHKDHKLSASSKMLEGFVSQFDGTAVERLLKEDAIVIGRQNCDEFAMGSSNENSAFGVVKNEVGNNRVPGGSSGGSAVAVQAGMCMVSLGSDTGGSVRQPAAFCGIVGLKPTYSRISRYGLIAFASSFDSIGIFANNAADVAITLEVIAGKDDNDSTVSQKEVPAYSEIVNTGVEKKPKIAYFKETLHSEGLSEEIKAATVAKLEKLKNEGYEVEEVDFSLLKYALPTYYILITAEASTNLSRYDGVRYGFRSPNVTDLESMYKKTRTEGFGKEVKRRIMLGTFVLSASYYDAYFTKAQKVRRKIQEAMKEVFKQYDFIISPTTPTTAFEIGKYEGETVELYLADLFTVPASVVGIPAISIPNGTDKEGLPIGLQIMGDYFSEDKLLAFSNELMK; encoded by the coding sequence TTGAAAACATATATAGATTCCTTCGCTTCTGTTCAGAAAGCCCTTCAAGACAAAAAAACTACTTGTGCAGAACTAGTAGAAAATTATTTGAAAGTCATTCACGAAAAAAACCCTTCTCTAAATGCTTTTTTAGAAGTTTATGACGAAGAGGCAAAAGCACAGGCAAAACTCGTCGATGAAAAAATCCAAAATGGTACGGCTGGAAAATTAGCTGGAATGATTGTAGGATTGAAAGATGTATTGTGTCATAAAGACCATAAACTTAGTGCTTCTTCAAAAATGCTAGAAGGCTTTGTTTCTCAATTTGATGGAACTGCTGTAGAAAGGCTTTTGAAAGAAGATGCTATCGTGATTGGTCGTCAAAACTGTGATGAGTTTGCGATGGGGTCTTCCAATGAAAACTCTGCTTTTGGAGTAGTAAAAAACGAAGTAGGAAATAACCGAGTTCCAGGGGGAAGTTCTGGAGGTTCGGCTGTGGCTGTACAAGCAGGAATGTGTATGGTGTCGCTTGGTTCAGATACAGGTGGTTCGGTGCGCCAACCTGCTGCTTTTTGTGGAATTGTAGGGTTAAAGCCTACCTATTCACGTATTTCTCGTTATGGTTTGATTGCCTTTGCTTCGTCGTTTGATAGCATCGGAATTTTTGCCAACAACGCTGCTGATGTAGCTATTACATTGGAAGTAATTGCAGGGAAAGACGACAACGACAGTACAGTTTCTCAAAAAGAAGTTCCTGCTTATTCAGAAATAGTAAACACAGGAGTAGAGAAAAAGCCAAAAATTGCTTATTTCAAAGAGACTCTGCATAGTGAAGGATTAAGCGAAGAAATAAAAGCTGCCACAGTTGCCAAATTAGAAAAGCTAAAAAATGAAGGTTACGAAGTAGAAGAAGTTGATTTCTCACTTCTAAAATATGCTTTGCCAACATATTATATTCTCATTACAGCAGAAGCAAGTACAAACTTATCAAGATACGATGGTGTTCGTTATGGTTTCCGTAGTCCGAATGTTACGGATTTGGAATCTATGTACAAAAAAACACGTACAGAAGGTTTTGGCAAGGAAGTCAAGCGTAGAATTATGTTAGGAACGTTTGTTTTGAGTGCCAGTTATTACGATGCGTATTTTACAAAAGCTCAAAAAGTAAGGCGCAAGATACAAGAAGCAATGAAAGAAGTATTTAAGCAATACGATTTTATTATTTCTCCAACTACGCCAACTACAGCTTTTGAAATTGGAAAATACGAAGGCGAAACGGTAGAGCTGTATTTAGCTGACTTGTTTACTGTTCCTGCTTCTGTGGTCGGAATACCTGCGATTTCTATTCCTAACGGTACAGACAAAGAAGGCTTGCCTATCGGACTTCAAATTATGGGAGATTATTTTTCAGAAGACAAACTCTTAGCTTTTTCAAATGAGTTGATGAAGTAA
- a CDS encoding twin-arginine translocase TatA/TatE family subunit has protein sequence MLNTLLFIGGLGAWEIALIMLIVLVFFGAKRIPELARGVGRGIREFKDATSEVKNSIEAESKKEEIAKKDA, from the coding sequence ATGTTAAATACACTTCTTTTCATCGGTGGACTTGGAGCTTGGGAAATTGCTCTCATTATGCTTATTGTCCTTGTTTTCTTTGGCGCAAAACGCATTCCCGAACTGGCTCGTGGAGTTGGACGTGGAATCCGTGAATTTAAAGATGCAACTAGCGAAGTGAAAAACTCAATAGAAGCAGAAAGCAAAAAAGAAGAAATTGCTAAAAAAGACGCTTAA